The proteins below are encoded in one region of Apium graveolens cultivar Ventura chromosome 4, ASM990537v1, whole genome shotgun sequence:
- the LOC141716963 gene encoding uncharacterized protein LOC141716963 produces MPRQRSNNDEGAHMMTQLAETLATLVGNQQNGPRSLISEFKRLTPPVFEGSTNPSEVDKWLQEMENIFELLGSTNEQKVNLASYQLQGSAYDWWLMEERRVENNEEEASGAYTWETFKESFKDKYFPRTVRAKLERDFIRLEQGEKQTVSEYEAEFARLAKYVPTLVADEISRARRFEEGLRNEIKRHVVAFELNSYKMVLNKTLVVERGLVGDEGKKDSEAKKRCEPTGGFNENDPPRKFNNRGNGGNFSRNASGNKVTCSRCGKNYLDKDCRWNTRACFSCGEKGYKISECPKRDPNRNKDNTNKATLASLIGPNYGRVYQHTPK; encoded by the coding sequence ATGCCTCGTCAGAGAAGTAACAATGATGAAGGTGCGCACATGATGACTCAATTGGCAGAAACATTGGCGACATTGGTAGGGAACCAGCAAAATGGACCTAGGAGCTTGATATCTGAATTTAAGAGGCTAACTCCTCCAGTTTTTGAAGGATCTACAAATCCTTCAGAAGTGGATAAGTGGCTACAAGAGATGGAGAATATTTTTGAGTTACTAGGAAGTACGAACGAGCAGAAGGTTAATTTGGCAAGCTACCAACTCCAAGGAAGTGCTTACGATTGGTGGCTAATGGAGGAAAGACGCGTTGAAAATAATGAAGAAGAGGCTTCCGGAGCATACACTTGGGAAACTTTTAAGGAGTCATTTAAGGACAAGTATTTTCCCAGGACGGTACGAGCTAAGTTGGAGCGCGATTTTATAAGGTTGGAACAAGGAGAAAAGCAAACTGTCTCGGAGTATGAGGCTGAATTCGCCCGTTTGGCTAAGTATGTGCCAACTTTGGTGGCGGACGAGATTAGTAGGGCACGTAGATTTGAGGAAGGATTACGTAATGAGATTAAGAGGCATGTGGTTGCTTTTGAGCTAAACAGCTACAAGATGGTGTTGAACAAGACTTTAGTAGTCGAGAGGGGGCTAGTGGGAGACGAAGGAAAGAAAGACTCTGAGGCTAAGAAGAGATGTGAGCCTACAGGTGGATTTAACGAGAATGATCCCCCGAGAAAGTTCAATAATCGAGGAAATGGTGGAAATTTTTCTCGAAACGCTTCAGGGAACAAGGTGACATGTTCAAGGTGCGGCAAAAATTACTTGGATAAAGACTGTCGTTGGAACACAAGAGCTTGTTTTAGTTGTGGAGAGAAGGGATATAAGATTTCTGAATGTCCAAAGCGTGATCCAAATCGTAACAAAGACAATACAAATAAAGCCACTTTGGCATCTCTTATTGGACCAAATTACGGACGGGTGTATCAGCATACACCTAAGTAA